The Bacteroides acidifaciens genome includes a region encoding these proteins:
- a CDS encoding polysaccharide biosynthesis/export family protein — MKSCKVSFLFMLLACVLGGMTSCVSSKKMLYLQGADKLHENPQKIESNYELRIKPDDQLLITINSKAPELLTPFANSQVLGSSSSTNIQEATGLLVSQSGKIEIPVLGEMQAAGLTRQELADAIKNKLIEGEYIKDPTVSVRFKGAKIVVLGEVGIPGVKDLPGERVTILEAIGLAGDLPPTAHRENILVIREENGERKSYSVNLTSGEDILNSPVFYLQQNDVVYVEPNKAINVKGSSALTYLSAGSSIIGVLASILSLVFILTK, encoded by the coding sequence ATGAAAAGCTGTAAAGTTTCTTTTCTTTTTATGCTGTTGGCATGTGTTTTGGGTGGGATGACTTCTTGTGTGTCATCCAAAAAAATGCTTTATCTGCAAGGCGCTGATAAGTTGCATGAGAATCCACAGAAAATAGAAAGTAATTATGAATTGCGTATCAAACCGGATGACCAGCTTCTGATTACGATTAATAGTAAGGCTCCTGAGTTATTGACTCCTTTCGCGAACAGTCAGGTATTAGGCTCAAGTTCATCTACGAATATACAGGAGGCAACAGGTCTTTTAGTCAGCCAAAGTGGTAAAATAGAAATTCCTGTTTTGGGCGAGATGCAGGCGGCAGGGTTGACACGCCAGGAATTGGCGGATGCGATTAAAAACAAACTTATTGAAGGTGAGTATATCAAGGATCCTACCGTATCAGTACGCTTTAAAGGTGCAAAGATAGTGGTGCTCGGTGAAGTGGGTATTCCCGGAGTAAAAGACTTGCCCGGTGAACGTGTTACCATACTCGAAGCTATCGGCTTGGCAGGTGATTTACCGCCGACAGCCCATCGGGAGAATATTCTGGTTATCCGGGAGGAAAATGGTGAACGTAAGAGTTATAGCGTCAATCTTACTTCCGGAGAAGATATCCTGAACTCACCGGTTTTTTATCTCCAGCAGAATGATGTGGTCTATGTGGAACCCAACAAGGCTATAAATGTGAAAGGAAGTTCCGCACTTACCTACCTGTCTGCTGGTAGTAGTATTATCGGCGTATTAGCTTCTATATTGTCATTAGTATTTATTCTTACGAAATAA
- a CDS encoding UpxY family transcription antiterminator encodes MILAKRKSVIAGPSNGTGEGVAHSKRWYVALVRMHHEKKVAERLDRMGIENFVPVQQEIHQWSDRRKMVEAVLLPMMVFVHVDPKERMEVLSFSTVSRYMVMRGESTPAVIPDDQMARFRFMLDYSEEAICMNSSPLARGEKVRVVKGSLTGLVGELVNVDGKSKIAVRLNMLGCACVDMPIGYVEAISAKN; translated from the coding sequence ATGATTTTAGCAAAGAGAAAATCAGTAATTGCTGGGCCTAGCAATGGGACAGGGGAAGGCGTAGCACACTCTAAACGCTGGTATGTAGCTTTGGTTCGTATGCATCACGAAAAGAAGGTTGCCGAGCGTTTGGACAGAATGGGGATTGAGAATTTTGTTCCTGTCCAACAAGAAATTCATCAATGGAGTGACCGCCGTAAAATGGTCGAGGCAGTCCTGCTCCCAATGATGGTTTTTGTCCATGTTGACCCGAAAGAGCGCATGGAAGTTTTGAGTTTTTCTACAGTGAGCCGCTATATGGTGATGCGGGGTGAGAGTACACCGGCGGTGATTCCTGATGATCAGATGGCTCGTTTCCGTTTTATGCTTGATTATTCCGAAGAAGCAATCTGTATGAACAGTTCTCCTTTGGCACGTGGTGAAAAAGTCCGTGTTGTCAAAGGCTCTTTGACCGGACTTGTCGGTGAGTTGGTCAATGTTGACGGTAAAAGTAAGATTGCCGTTCGCTTGAATATGCTTGGTTGTGCTTGTGTTGATATGCCTATTGGTTATGTAGAGGCAATCAGCGCGAAAAACTAA
- a CDS encoding tyrosine-type DNA invertase cluster 3b has translation MMSKNGFSRCGELYIGRLRKEGRHSTAHVYKNALFSFCKFCGISNVSFRQVTRERLRLYGQYLYECGLKPNTVSTYMRMLRSIYNRGVEAGNASYVPRLFSDVYTGVDVRQKKALSAAELHRLLYEDPKSERLRRTQSIAALMFQFCGMSFADLAHLEKSALESNVLRYSRIKTKTPMSVEVLDSAKEMIDQLRNKQDSLPDCPNYLFDILRGDKKRKDERAYREYQSALRRFNNSLKDLARALHLKSPVSSYTFRHSWATTAKYRGVSIEMISESLGHKSIKTTQIYLKGFGLKERTEVNKGNLSYVKNYCASR, from the coding sequence ATGATGAGTAAAAATGGATTTAGCCGGTGTGGAGAACTCTACATCGGTCGTTTGCGAAAAGAGGGACGCCACTCTACGGCGCACGTCTACAAGAACGCCCTCTTTTCTTTCTGCAAATTCTGCGGTATATCTAATGTGTCGTTCAGGCAAGTCACCCGTGAGCGTCTACGACTTTACGGGCAGTATCTTTATGAGTGTGGGTTGAAGCCCAATACGGTTTCTACGTATATGCGCATGCTCCGTAGCATTTACAATCGGGGAGTGGAAGCGGGGAATGCCTCTTACGTGCCTCGATTGTTCAGTGATGTCTATACGGGCGTGGATGTCCGTCAGAAAAAAGCTTTGTCCGCTGCCGAACTGCACAGGCTTCTTTATGAAGACCCGAAGTCAGAGCGTTTGCGCCGTACACAATCTATTGCCGCTTTGATGTTCCAGTTTTGTGGAATGTCATTCGCTGATTTGGCTCACCTGGAGAAATCGGCTTTGGAAAGCAATGTGCTGCGTTATAGCCGTATCAAAACCAAAACTCCCATGAGTGTGGAGGTGTTGGACAGTGCAAAGGAAATGATTGACCAATTACGGAACAAGCAGGATTCTTTGCCCGATTGTCCTAATTATCTATTCGATATTCTCCGTGGTGACAAGAAACGGAAAGACGAACGCGCTTACCGTGAATATCAGTCCGCCCTTCGTCGGTTTAATAATAGCCTGAAAGATTTGGCAAGAGCGTTGCATCTGAAATCTCCGGTTTCTTCCTACACGTTCCGTCACTCCTGGGCTACTACCGCCAAATATCGGGGAGTTTCAATTGAGATGATTAGCGAATCATTGGGGCATAAATCTATAAAAACCACACAAATCTATTTGAAGGGCTTCGGGCTTAAAGAACGTACGGAGGTGAATAAAGGGAATTTATCTTACGTAAAGAATTACTGCGCTAGCAGATGA
- a CDS encoding heparin lyase I family protein, producing the protein MKKNILAICVVAAGCTVLTAQTNNTQALVPLTERVNVQADSARVDQIIDDCWVAVGTKKPHAIQRDFTRMFNGKPSYRFELKEDDNTLSGYAKGETKGRAEFSYCYATSDDFKGKPADTYKKAQIMKTVYHHGKGACPQGSSRDYEFSVYIPSTLGSDVSTIFAQWHGMPDRTLVQTPQGEVKTLTVDEFIELDKSTIFKKNIGHEKKVKLDKQGNPVKDKQGNPVYVAGKANGWLVEQGGYPPLAFGFSGGWFYIKANSDRRWLTDKDDRCNANVERTQIMKPVTSEYKASTIAYKMPFADFPKDCWITFRIHIDWTVYGKEAETIVKPGMLDVQMDYQEKGKKVSRHIVDNEKILIGRNDKDGYYFKFGIYRVGNSTKPVCYNLANYSER; encoded by the coding sequence ATGAAGAAAAACATTTTAGCTATCTGTGTGGTAGCAGCGGGATGCACGGTACTGACTGCTCAGACTAATAATACACAAGCACTGGTTCCTCTGACCGAGCGTGTAAACGTACAGGCAGATTCGGCACGTGTCGACCAGATAATAGACGACTGCTGGGTAGCGGTTGGAACAAAAAAGCCACATGCCATTCAACGCGACTTCACCCGTATGTTCAACGGCAAACCTTCTTATCGTTTTGAACTGAAAGAAGATGATAACACGTTGTCGGGTTATGCAAAAGGGGAAACAAAAGGGCGTGCGGAATTTTCTTATTGCTATGCGACTTCCGATGATTTCAAAGGGAAACCGGCCGATACGTATAAAAAGGCACAAATAATGAAAACTGTATATCATCATGGCAAAGGGGCTTGTCCGCAAGGTTCTTCCCGCGACTATGAGTTCTCGGTATATATCCCTTCTACACTGGGCAGTGATGTCTCGACAATTTTCGCCCAATGGCACGGGATGCCCGACCGTACTTTGGTGCAGACTCCGCAGGGCGAAGTGAAGACGCTGACAGTTGACGAATTCATCGAACTGGATAAGTCTACTATCTTCAAGAAAAACATAGGACACGAGAAAAAAGTCAAACTGGATAAGCAGGGCAATCCGGTTAAAGACAAACAAGGCAATCCGGTGTATGTAGCCGGTAAAGCCAACGGATGGCTGGTTGAACAGGGAGGATACCCGCCACTGGCGTTCGGATTCTCCGGAGGCTGGTTTTATATCAAAGCAAACTCTGATCGTAGGTGGTTGACGGACAAAGATGACCGTTGCAACGCAAATGTAGAGAGAACTCAAATTATGAAACCTGTGACATCTGAATATAAAGCATCTACCATCGCTTACAAAATGCCTTTCGCAGACTTTCCAAAGGATTGTTGGATTACATTCCGCATCCATATCGACTGGACGGTCTATGGGAAAGAAGCCGAAACAATCGTGAAGCCGGGTATGCTCGATGTGCAGATGGACTATCAGGAAAAGGGGAAAAAGGTTAGTAGACATATTGTGGATAATGAGAAAATCCTTATTGGACGTAACGACAAAGACGGCTACTATTTTAAATTCGGTATTTACCGTGTGGGTAATAGCACGAAGCCGGTATGTTACAATTTGGCAAACTATTCAGAAAGGTAA
- a CDS encoding DUF4738 domain-containing protein, which yields MRKLIYLLLLPLAVAVTACGGKKGTSNNESTLATMDSVDAQGLQRMQTSKSETDFKFKGKDYHSMVSRTPDESLPHITNEMGDTYVDNKIVLRLTRGSEKVFDKTFTKNDFSSVVDAKFLSNSVLEGIVYDKTTPQGIVYAASVCYPQTDLYMPLSITITADGKMSIQKVDMLEEEYNDESSN from the coding sequence ATGAGAAAACTAATTTATTTGCTTTTGTTGCCATTGGCAGTGGCTGTGACTGCTTGTGGTGGTAAAAAAGGAACTTCAAATAATGAATCAACGTTGGCAACAATGGACAGTGTGGATGCTCAAGGACTGCAACGTATGCAAACTTCCAAAAGCGAAACTGACTTTAAGTTTAAAGGAAAAGACTATCATTCCATGGTTTCGCGCACGCCGGACGAAAGTCTGCCTCATATCACCAACGAAATGGGAGATACCTATGTCGATAATAAAATCGTGTTGCGCCTGACACGTGGCAGCGAGAAAGTGTTTGATAAAACATTTACCAAGAATGATTTTTCATCCGTAGTAGATGCTAAATTCCTGTCGAATTCCGTCCTGGAAGGAATCGTGTATGACAAGACTACTCCGCAGGGAATAGTATATGCCGCCAGTGTTTGTTATCCGCAGACAGATTTGTATATGCCGCTTTCTATCACTATCACAGCCGATGGAAAAATGAGCATACAAAAAGTGGATATGCTTGAAGAAGAATACAATGACGAATCGTCCAATTGA
- a CDS encoding AAA family ATPase produces MKLKKVHLRNYRNFKDYQIVFGAGTTILIGKNGMGKTNIISALKQSLSFIFSKKKNEPQYELIASSKQLVKGFAITDARYSNEGEYGYDYKYPVSIETTASVDTRAINWSFYSEYAKSGVNKKLFQEAKTTFWNYYLSEVSEFPVLAFFSDSYPHVKTSIGKDIQKMLDSSKELPKNIAFFNWDEEKNCTEIWVQYFTMQWKNHKFKEDPKKEDYIDAIIQKMVQFSSPINEDLSVPELELETMEIEARGKNDVLIMSFKNGDRIPFHQLPQGYKRIFSIVFDIANRSYILNQNCNPSGIVFIDELELHLHPSIAQEILERLQNSFPNIQFIVSTHSPLIITNFKQDNENILYKLYKDGEDYKNERVDNLYGVDYNSGLRYSMDTPERETLVRDLIEAYEYWKEVDNQDMTNKLKEKIKEAVGVSSHLYQSLFE; encoded by the coding sequence ATGAAACTGAAAAAAGTACATTTAAGAAATTACCGTAACTTCAAAGACTATCAAATAGTATTCGGAGCAGGAACAACCATCCTCATCGGTAAAAATGGTATGGGCAAAACCAATATTATATCGGCTTTAAAGCAGTCATTAAGTTTTATTTTCTCCAAAAAGAAAAACGAACCCCAATATGAATTAATTGCCAGTTCAAAACAATTGGTGAAAGGATTTGCCATAACTGATGCCAGATATAGCAACGAGGGAGAATATGGATATGACTACAAATATCCGGTATCAATAGAGACTACCGCTTCAGTAGATACAAGAGCCATCAATTGGTCTTTTTATAGTGAATATGCGAAATCAGGGGTGAATAAAAAGTTATTTCAAGAAGCGAAAACAACATTTTGGAATTACTATTTATCAGAAGTTTCAGAATTTCCTGTACTAGCATTCTTTTCAGATTCTTATCCTCATGTCAAAACAAGTATCGGAAAAGATATACAAAAGATGCTTGATTCCTCTAAAGAATTACCTAAAAATATAGCCTTCTTTAATTGGGATGAAGAAAAAAACTGCACAGAAATATGGGTACAGTATTTCACCATGCAATGGAAAAATCATAAATTTAAGGAAGACCCCAAAAAAGAAGACTATATAGATGCCATTATTCAAAAAATGGTGCAATTCTCGTCTCCAATAAATGAAGACCTATCGGTACCTGAACTAGAATTGGAAACTATGGAAATAGAAGCGCGCGGTAAAAATGATGTACTGATTATGTCTTTTAAAAACGGAGATCGCATTCCATTTCATCAATTGCCACAAGGATACAAACGTATCTTCTCCATTGTTTTTGATATAGCTAACAGAAGTTACATTCTAAACCAGAACTGTAATCCTTCAGGCATTGTCTTTATTGATGAACTTGAACTGCATCTGCATCCTTCGATAGCACAGGAAATATTGGAACGTTTACAAAACTCTTTCCCAAACATACAGTTTATTGTATCAACTCATTCGCCATTAATAATTACCAACTTCAAACAGGACAATGAGAACATACTTTATAAATTGTATAAAGACGGTGAAGATTACAAGAATGAACGTGTAGATAATTTATATGGTGTAGACTATAATTCCGGACTACGCTACTCGATGGATACCCCCGAACGTGAAACATTGGTACGTGACCTTATTGAAGCTTATGAATATTGGAAAGAGGTGGACAATCAGGATATGACGAACAAATTGAAAGAGAAAATCAAGGAGGCAGTTGGTGTCTCAAGCCATCTTTATCAGTCACTTTTTGAATGA
- the galB gene encoding beta-galactosidase GalB, giving the protein MNMKHQKQLVTVLLLGAACSLQAQRSETLLEKNWKFSKGDFKEASQPGFNDTKWESVVIPHDWAIFGPFDMNNDLQNVAITQNFEKKASLKTGRTGGLPYVGSGWYRTSFDTPADKEVTLLFDGAMSEARVYVNGKEACFWPFGYNSFHCNVTPLLNKDGKSNILAVRLENRPQSSRWYPGAGLYRNVHLIVTDKVHVPVWGTQITTPHVSKEFAAVRLQTKIDNAGEKTQIRIETDILSPDGKVVTRKENTSRINHGQPFEQNFIVNAPELWSPESPSLYKAVSKIYADNKLVDIYTTRFGIRSIEYIADKGFYLNGKHRKFQGVCNHHDLGPLGAAINVAALRHQLTLLKDMGCDAIRTSHNMPAPELVELCDEMGFMMMIEPFDEWDIAKCTNGYHRYFDEWAERDMVNMLHNYRNNPCVVMWSIGNEVPTQCSPVGYKVAKFLQDICHREDPTRPVTCGMDQVTCVLANGFAAMIDIPGLNYRTQRYKESYDQLPQNLILGSETASTVSSRGVYKFPVEDKKGAKYEDHQCSSYDVEVCPWSNTPDEDFALADDNHWTIGQFVWTGFDYLGEPSPYDVDSWPNHSSMFGIIDLASIPKDRYYLYRSVWNKNAETLHILPHWTWPEREGEVTPVFVYTNYPTAELFINGKSYGKQSKNNSSLKSRYRLMWMDAVYEPGEVKVVAYNKDGKVAAEKTVRTAGKPHHIELVSNRNELTADGKDLAYVTVKIVDKDGNLCPADSRLINFSVKGAGKFRAVANGDPTNLEQFHLPKMHAFYGMLTAIVQTDEIAGEIILTAKASGVKAGTVRLQSK; this is encoded by the coding sequence ATGAACATGAAACACCAAAAACAGTTAGTAACTGTACTTTTGTTGGGAGCCGCTTGCAGCCTGCAAGCGCAGCGCAGCGAGACGCTGCTCGAGAAGAACTGGAAGTTCAGTAAAGGAGATTTTAAAGAGGCTAGTCAGCCGGGGTTTAATGACACAAAATGGGAATCGGTCGTCATTCCGCACGACTGGGCTATTTTCGGTCCTTTCGACATGAACAATGACCTTCAAAATGTTGCCATCACACAGAACTTCGAGAAAAAGGCATCCTTGAAAACAGGACGAACCGGGGGACTGCCTTATGTAGGCTCCGGTTGGTATCGCACCAGTTTTGATACTCCTGCCGACAAAGAAGTAACTTTGCTCTTCGACGGCGCTATGAGTGAAGCCCGTGTCTATGTGAATGGAAAAGAGGCTTGTTTCTGGCCTTTTGGCTACAATTCTTTCCATTGCAACGTCACTCCTCTCCTGAATAAAGACGGAAAGAGTAATATACTGGCTGTACGGCTGGAAAACCGTCCGCAGTCTTCGCGCTGGTATCCGGGAGCGGGCTTGTATCGCAACGTGCACCTGATTGTTACTGATAAAGTCCATGTGCCTGTATGGGGAACACAGATTACAACTCCTCATGTGAGCAAGGAATTTGCAGCCGTGCGCCTGCAAACAAAGATAGACAATGCCGGTGAGAAAACACAAATCCGCATAGAGACGGATATTCTTTCTCCGGACGGAAAAGTAGTTACCCGTAAAGAGAATACAAGCCGTATCAATCACGGACAGCCGTTCGAACAGAATTTCATTGTAAATGCACCAGAACTCTGGTCACCGGAAAGCCCGTCACTCTACAAAGCGGTTTCCAAAATCTATGCAGACAACAAGCTGGTAGATATTTACACCACCCGCTTTGGTATCCGTAGCATCGAGTACATCGCCGATAAAGGTTTCTACCTGAATGGAAAACACCGGAAATTCCAAGGAGTATGTAATCATCACGATTTAGGCCCGTTGGGAGCCGCCATCAATGTAGCGGCACTCCGCCACCAACTTACTCTTTTGAAAGATATGGGTTGTGACGCTATCCGTACATCGCATAATATGCCGGCTCCAGAACTCGTTGAGTTATGTGACGAAATGGGATTTATGATGATGATTGAACCGTTCGACGAATGGGATATTGCCAAATGTACCAACGGTTATCACCGTTATTTCGATGAATGGGCGGAACGCGACATGGTGAATATGCTTCACAACTACCGCAATAACCCTTGTGTAGTAATGTGGAGTATTGGTAATGAAGTGCCTACTCAGTGTAGCCCCGTCGGTTATAAAGTGGCTAAATTCCTGCAAGACATCTGCCACCGTGAAGACCCGACCCGTCCTGTGACTTGCGGAATGGACCAGGTAACTTGCGTGCTTGCCAACGGCTTTGCGGCTATGATTGACATACCGGGACTTAACTATCGCACACAACGTTATAAAGAATCTTATGACCAGCTTCCACAGAACTTGATTTTGGGTAGCGAGACAGCTTCTACCGTCAGCTCACGCGGAGTCTATAAATTCCCGGTAGAAGATAAAAAAGGAGCTAAATATGAAGACCACCAATGTTCTTCGTATGATGTGGAAGTATGTCCGTGGTCAAATACCCCGGATGAAGATTTCGCTTTAGCCGATGATAACCACTGGACTATTGGGCAGTTCGTATGGACAGGATTCGATTACTTGGGCGAACCTTCGCCTTATGATGTCGATTCATGGCCGAATCATAGTTCTATGTTTGGCATTATCGACCTTGCCAGTATTCCTAAAGACCGTTACTATCTCTACCGTAGCGTATGGAACAAAAATGCAGAGACGTTGCATATCCTTCCTCATTGGACTTGGCCGGAACGTGAAGGTGAAGTAACTCCGGTATTCGTATATACCAACTACCCGACAGCCGAACTGTTTATCAATGGAAAAAGCTACGGCAAACAAAGCAAAAACAACAGTTCCTTGAAGAGCCGTTACCGCTTGATGTGGATGGATGCCGTATATGAGCCGGGCGAAGTTAAAGTAGTAGCTTATAACAAAGACGGAAAAGTTGCAGCAGAAAAAACAGTCCGCACTGCCGGTAAGCCTCATCATATCGAACTGGTGAGCAACCGCAACGAACTGACTGCTGACGGAAAAGACTTGGCTTATGTCACTGTGAAAATAGTAGACAAGGACGGTAACCTTTGCCCAGCAGATAGCCGCCTGATAAACTTCTCCGTAAAAGGAGCCGGGAAATTCCGGGCAGTAGCCAACGGAGACCCCACCAATCTGGAACAATTCCATCTCCCGAAGATGCACGCTTTCTACGGGATGTTGACCGCTATTGTACAGACAGATGAAATAGCCGGAGAAATCATACTGACTGCCAAAGCAAGCGGTGTGAAAGCCGGAACAGTCCGTCTTCAGTCAAAATAA